TTTTATTTTCTTATTTACATTGGCCTTGCCCTTGTTGATGGCATACTTGGGTCTTTCAGCGTAGAGGATGGCATGGGTCTTCTAAGCGGCATTTTAAAATTGGCATGATTATCCCATCAATAGCTGTCGTCGTCAGGAGACTTCACGACACAAACCGGAGTGGTTGGTGGTTGCTAATTGGTCTAATTCCGCTAATAGGAGGCATTGTCCTAATAGTTTTTACTGTCCAAGATAGCCAGCCAGGCCCAAATCAATTTGGGCCTAATCCAAAAGAAAATGCCGCCTAACAAGGAGTTGTAGTCCCAAAAAGATAAAATGAATAATCCTTACAAATATTCTGATTATCCCAAAATGCCTTCTTCTTTTGTCTGCTATGCGGATATTTTGGGCTATTCACATCTTCTGGAGAGTTCAAACGGGTTGGGAGATGAGTCATTCTATACTGCAAAGGTTCTCACTGACAATATCATTGTTGGTTATGCAAAACGTTGGCGAAAGATATAATATAAATGTTAAACTGTAATTCATGGAGAACTCATTGAAAACCACTCACAAAATAATAACCGGTGATAGCAGACAAATGAACCTTATCCCTGATAAGTCGGTTCATCTGGTCATTACTTCACCTCCCTATTGGCAATTAAAAGACTACGGGACAGAAAATCAAATCGGTTTTCACGAAAGTTACGAAAGTTATATCAATAACCTGAACCTTGTCTGGAAAGAGAGTCTAAGAGTATTAAATCCAGGATGCCGGCTTTGCATTAACATTGGTGACCAGTTTGCCCGTTCGGTTTATTACGGGCGTTATAAAGTAATTCCAATCAGAACAGAAATAATAAAGTTTTGCGAAACAATAGGTTTTGACTATATGGGTGCAGTTATTTGGCAGAAGATCACAACAACCAATACAACTGGTGGCGCTACTATAATGGGGAGTTTCCCATATCCCCGAAATGGAATATTAAAACTGGACTATGAATTTATTCTGCTTTTTAAAAAACTGGGGATGTCTCCCAAGCCAACCAATGAGCAGAAAGAACTTTCTGCAATGACGAAAGACGAGTGGAATACTTATTTCTCAGGTCACTGGTACTTTGCAGGTGCGAAACAGGACGGACATATTGCAATGTTTCCCGAAGAGTTACCTGCCCGGCTGATAAAAATGTTTGCTTTTGCAGGTGATACTGTTTTAGACCCATTCCTTGGCAGCGGTACCACTTCACTTGCCGCCAGAAATTTAAGTCGTAACTCGGTTGGCTATGAAATAAATCCCGCCTTTATTCCAATAGTAAAAGATAAACTTAATATTAATCAATCTGACCTTGCAGCAACAGAATATGTGTTTCTAAAAGACAGTGTCAGTATTGATCTGAATAAGGAAGTTGAAAATCTGCCTTATATTTTTAAGGACCCTCATAAACTTGATAAGAAAATTGATCCCAGAAAACTTCAATTCGGTTCAAAGATTGATAATAACAGTGGCGAAAGAGAGGTATATTATTCAGTCAAAGAAGTAATCAGCCCTGAGTTGATAAGGCTGAATAATGACTTGATTATTCGCCTGCTTGGAGTTAAAGAGAAGAAATCGGTTAATGGACAGGCGATCAAATTCCTGTTTGAAAAAACAAAGGGTCAAAAAGTGTTTATTAAATTCGACGGCCGGAAATTTGACGAACATAACAATCTTCTTTGTTATCTCTACCTGAAGAATAAGACCTTTATAAATGCCCATATAATCAAGGAAGCTTTAGTGGACGTTGACGGGTTAACTGATTTTAAATATAAAGAAAAATTCTTAAAACTTGGAGTACAAAGTGGCTAAAGAGTGGATTCTAAACAACGCAATGAATCGCTTTCAATTAAATTTCAAAAGGAACGTTGGCCCAACTTCTGAAAGCATCAGGCAATGTGAGCCGAAAACGATAGACGAATGGAGAGAGTATTACTTTAAGAATGTACGTTCCAAAGATCACATTGAATCTCTTGGGAAAAAACTCTACATAAAAATAACTGAAGTTATTCAATCTGAGGTTGAGGAAATTACAGAGCAGGATTGTATTGATTATATCCGCCAGCTTGTTATTGACCGCACATTTGACGGTTATATGACAGAAATAAAAACAATTTATGGACAACTCGAAAAAGAACTCGGAGTCAAAATAGAACCTGCACCCGATGAGTGGGACAGGCGTTATAATGTAGACTTCTTTATCAAAATCAAAGAAAAGTATATTGGAATACAGATAAAACCGGTAAACCAAGGCATACAATTATCACAAATATTCAAGGAAAGGGACTTGCAAAGCAAGACCCACGTGAAATTTACAAGGGAATATGGGGGCAAAGTGTTTTACATCTTTTCATCTAAAGCCGGAGAGAGGAAAGAAATAAGAAATAAAGATGTAATTGATGAAATATGTAAAGAAATCGAACGATTGAAAAAATAAATAAATAATCAAAAATGCATACATCAAACACAAAAGCTGACCGATTACTGGAACTCTTAGAATTCGCAAAGCAATCCGCACTTCTCCGCTCAAACCCAGTACCAGACATCAGCCGATATGGAATTTTTCATGAGTATGAGCATGGAATTGCATCCATGCCGGGTTTAAATTTTAATAAAGGCACATTGGACGGCGAAGATGAGATATGGCTTGTGGTCAAGCGCCTGCAAGAATCTACTGCCCCACAACCCGAGAGCATTCTATTAAAGACTTGGATTGACCTTACAAATAATCCATCTAAAGAGCCCACTTTACGGTCTCATGTTGATATTCAGACACTAATAAACATCGGTGAGTTTACCATCCAGAAAAACAAATCCAACCTGGATCCTAAGCAGCTTGTTGCTTTTAATACGTTTGATCGGGGGGGGACTGTTGAAAAACAATTTAAGGCATACATAGAAAACGTTTGGAAGCCGTGGGCAGCGGAGGAAAGACGTCGTCGGAAAACAATTTCTTTATATGCAAAGCTATTTACCCTCAAGCAACAGGTAGAAGGCGGTATCGTTGATGCTCAAATAGAATTGGTCTGGGGCAGCGGTATTGCTATGTGGAACATGGCAGGCCTTCAAGTAGTCTACCCGCTTGTAACCCGGCTTGTTGAATTATCACTAAACGAGGCAACGATGGAAATTGAAGTTCGTCCCCGCGACAGCGATCCAAGGGTCGAACTTGATATTTATTCTGTTACTGATAATCCGGGAGTGTCTGAGACTGAAAAAGCCGCAAAAGAATTCTTTGCAAATGCGACAACAACTTTCTCTCCATTTGATCGTAGTACATTTGAGCCGCTGTTGCGTTCTGCTGTAACCTATCTTGACCCTAAAGGTATCTATTGGCCGTCTCGCGCGTCCGCCGATGATCGTTCATTGCCCAAAGCTTCGGAAGAACTTAAAGTAACCGATACATGGGTGTTATTCGCAAGGCCAAGAAGTGCGAGCCTATTCATTCAGGACATTGAAAGATTCAAGAAAAAACTTAATGATAAAGCTATTACAGACAAACTTCCCAAGCCTGTTACTGCCATGGTTACAGACCCTGCAACAACGAATGAGGATATTCCCCTTCCGTCGCTTCGAGGGCTCTCCACTGTTTGTGGAAGTATTGGACATAGTGTCAACAGCAAGCCTGCCCAAGATTTGTTCTTTCCCATGCCCTTTAATGATGAACAAGTTCGTATAGTCCAGTTGCTTGAATGCTCGGACGGCGTTGTGGTGCAGGGGCCACCCGGAACCGGCAAAACGCATACTATTGCCAATATCATTTGTCATTATTTGGCAATGGGCAAGCGTGTACTTGTCACATCCATGAAAGACCCCGCACTTGTGGTACTACGGGAAAAATTACCCCCTGAAATTCGCCCCATTGCTATAAGTTTGCTCACTAGCGAACAAGAGGGGCTGAAGCAATTCGAGTATGCGATTTCTAAAATCGCTGCGGAAGTTCAGCGGTTAGATCGTCTTTCTTTGTCTCGTGAGATTTCTCAGATAGAAAATTTAATAGACGCCTATCATGCCAAGCTCGCCAAGATTGATAACCAGATTGGCGAATGGGCCATCAAGAATCTTAGTCGTATTGAGCTTGATGGAGAAACACTTGAACCTTATGAGGCCGCTGAAATTGTTGTCAAGAATGAACAAACGATCTCGTGGTTTGAGGATGCCCTTTCTATAGAGGCTGAATTCCGCCCGCGTTTTACCGATGCCGATGTCGTCAGATTACGGGAGGCTAGACGTGCGCTCGCAAATGACCTTGATTATCTAAATTGTAATTTACCACTGATTTCTTCTTTTCCTGACTCCCGGGAACTTCTGCGAGCGCACCAAGACCTTGCTCGTGCAGTTGAACTTCAGGCGCAGGTTGATTCGGGTGAAGTGACTTCTCTTGCAGACTCGTCTAAAGAAACATTCGATGCTGCACAAAGCCTGTCGGCTCAGATTTCAAACCTGAAACTTCTTTATCATTCTATTCAGAACTTTGGTAATTGGCCCTACATACTGTTAGGCCATTTGCGTTCAGGTACAAAGGCGGATGTACTTGAATTGTTTGACTCGTTAGGGAACGAATTCAGTATTGCTGTTGCTGAACGCAAGAAATTCTTGGCTAAGCCAGTCACTGTGCCTGATGGTATTGACCTAAATGCAGAGTTGGTCGAAGGTATAAAGAATCTCGTTCAGGGCAAGCGTCCTTTCGGGTTGGCAGGGATATTCTGCAGAAGTGCCGGAAAAAGTTTACTCGATGCCATACGTGTGACGAACTCCTCACCTAACGGAACTTCTGACTGGCAGCATGTTCTCAATTATTTGCTCCACCTTAAATCGCTACGAGACCTGCTGACCCGTTGGAATGCTTTGGCCGATGAGCTACAGATACCAACCTTCAAGGCAGACCCTGCTCAGGCTGCTGATGCATCTGAAGTCTATAGTCTCTATCGGCGACTTGTGGAGATAGTTTCTATTGAAGGCGAAGTAACCGCGGCAATAAAACGAGTGCTTCCAGCATGGGAAAAGGTAAATAGTATTCAAAATGACTCCATTGCCCTTGATGAAGCAGAAAAAATATTGTTTCATCACCTTACGCGGAATCGTTTGGCTGAGACGTGGGTTCTGAAGGAACGTTTTCAGGAAGTTCTATCGGGTTGCACTGGCCGAATTACTAACGACATACGTGTATATTTAGACAACGCACTTGGGAACCCGGATGTAAGTGAAGCAGAGACACAGGGCCGTTGGACTGCGCTCATGGAAGAGTTACGCCGTATCCATGGACTAAAATCACATCTCGATACTATTGCAAATGTAACACAGCTTATCGAAGATTCAGGAGCCTCTAAGTTGGCATCTCGGCTCAGAAAGGAAAATATTGTATCAAGTTCAGACGCTCTGCTACCAGATAATTGGCGGGAAGTGTGGCGACTAAAACGGCTTTCAACTTACCTCAACTCAATCGATGGTCGGGCTGAATTGAAACGACTCTCAAAACTTCGCGCAGATACTGAGGCTGATTTAGCCCGTGCTTACCAGGAAATTGTCACGAAAAGGACTTGGCTCAAGATTGCT
This region of Nitrospirota bacterium genomic DNA includes:
- a CDS encoding DUF805 domain-containing protein, with the translated sequence MSWYLAALKKYATFSGRAQRSEYWYFFLFYFLIYIGLALVDGILGSFSVEDGMGLLSGILKLA
- a CDS encoding DUF805 domain-containing protein, whose amino-acid sequence is MIIPSIAVVVRRLHDTNRSGWWLLIGLIPLIGGIVLIVFTVQDSQPGPNQFGPNPKENAA
- a CDS encoding site-specific DNA-methyltransferase; this translates as MNLIPDKSVHLVITSPPYWQLKDYGTENQIGFHESYESYINNLNLVWKESLRVLNPGCRLCINIGDQFARSVYYGRYKVIPIRTEIIKFCETIGFDYMGAVIWQKITTTNTTGGATIMGSFPYPRNGILKLDYEFILLFKKLGMSPKPTNEQKELSAMTKDEWNTYFSGHWYFAGAKQDGHIAMFPEELPARLIKMFAFAGDTVLDPFLGSGTTSLAARNLSRNSVGYEINPAFIPIVKDKLNINQSDLAATEYVFLKDSVSIDLNKEVENLPYIFKDPHKLDKKIDPRKLQFGSKIDNNSGEREVYYSVKEVISPELIRLNNDLIIRLLGVKEKKSVNGQAIKFLFEKTKGQKVFIKFDGRKFDEHNNLLCYLYLKNKTFINAHIIKEALVDVDGLTDFKYKEKFLKLGVQSG
- a CDS encoding MjaI family restriction endonuclease, whose amino-acid sequence is MAKEWILNNAMNRFQLNFKRNVGPTSESIRQCEPKTIDEWREYYFKNVRSKDHIESLGKKLYIKITEVIQSEVEEITEQDCIDYIRQLVIDRTFDGYMTEIKTIYGQLEKELGVKIEPAPDEWDRRYNVDFFIKIKEKYIGIQIKPVNQGIQLSQIFKERDLQSKTHVKFTREYGGKVFYIFSSKAGERKEIRNKDVIDEICKEIERLKK
- a CDS encoding DUF559 domain-containing protein, which gives rise to MHTSNTKADRLLELLEFAKQSALLRSNPVPDISRYGIFHEYEHGIASMPGLNFNKGTLDGEDEIWLVVKRLQESTAPQPESILLKTWIDLTNNPSKEPTLRSHVDIQTLINIGEFTIQKNKSNLDPKQLVAFNTFDRGGTVEKQFKAYIENVWKPWAAEERRRRKTISLYAKLFTLKQQVEGGIVDAQIELVWGSGIAMWNMAGLQVVYPLVTRLVELSLNEATMEIEVRPRDSDPRVELDIYSVTDNPGVSETEKAAKEFFANATTTFSPFDRSTFEPLLRSAVTYLDPKGIYWPSRASADDRSLPKASEELKVTDTWVLFARPRSASLFIQDIERFKKKLNDKAITDKLPKPVTAMVTDPATTNEDIPLPSLRGLSTVCGSIGHSVNSKPAQDLFFPMPFNDEQVRIVQLLECSDGVVVQGPPGTGKTHTIANIICHYLAMGKRVLVTSMKDPALVVLREKLPPEIRPIAISLLTSEQEGLKQFEYAISKIAAEVQRLDRLSLSREISQIENLIDAYHAKLAKIDNQIGEWAIKNLSRIELDGETLEPYEAAEIVVKNEQTISWFEDALSIEAEFRPRFTDADVVRLREARRALANDLDYLNCNLPLISSFPDSRELLRAHQDLARAVELQAQVDSGEVTSLADSSKETFDAAQSLSAQISNLKLLYHSIQNFGNWPYILLGHLRSGTKADVLELFDSLGNEFSIAVAERKKFLAKPVTVPDGIDLNAELVEGIKNLVQGKRPFGLAGIFCRSAGKSLLDAIRVTNSSPNGTSDWQHVLNYLLHLKSLRDLLTRWNALADELQIPTFKADPAQAADASEVYSLYRRLVEIVSIEGEVTAAIKRVLPAWEKVNSIQNDSIALDEAEKILFHHLTRNRLAETWVLKERFQEVLSGCTGRITNDIRVYLDNALGNPDVSEAETQGRWTALMEELRRIHGLKSHLDTIANVTQLIEDSGASKLASRLRKENIVSSSDALLPDNWREVWRLKRLSTYLNSIDGRAELKRLSKLRADTEADLARAYQEIVTKRTWLKIAENATPDVKSALMAYMSAIAKIGKGSKGAKRAIRYRQDARNAAAKANPAIPCWIMPHYRISESLPAEFGCFDLVVIDEASQSDLTALPAILRAQKILIVGDDKQVSPEGVGLEEEKIRNLMSRFLANQVETYRPQMTPERSIYDLFKVVFAKSAVMLREHFRCVAPIIEYSKREFYNHELKPLRIPKSSERLSPPLVDVIVEDGFRKGDINPAEARFIVDEIKAIVQDPLMTKRSIGMVSLLGEKQALKVWEMLEEEIGLDMIQRHKITCGDARTFQGKERDIMFLSLVVSKNDAKALSGLSYEQRFNVAASRAQNRMYLVRSVLIDDLGTTDMRKKLLSHFSTPFAQNENYVTDKRKRCESPFEREIYDTLTERGYHVLPQVPVGEFRIDMVVEGNQDNRLAIECDGDRYHGIDKWDDDMRRQRILERAGWRFWRCFASTFLINRQDVIQDLIATLQGFGIEPVGSENNEALSIHTEQRKVTAFNITNENAI